The following nucleotide sequence is from Chromobacterium rhizoryzae.
ACACCTCCGGATGGCCCCAGGCCCAGAACAGGTTCAGATACATCATCGCGTTGCCGCCGGCTTCCGCGGTGAAGAAATGGAAGTCCAGATAGCGGTCCAGGCTCAGCATGGCCAGCGCGCCGGTCAGGATGGGGAAGGAGCTGGCGATCAGCACATTGGCCCAGGTGCAGGTCCAGGTGAAGATGGGCATGTCCATCAGCTTCATGCCGGGGGCGCGCATCTTGATCACGGTGACCAGGAAGTTGATCGCCGTCAGCGTCGTCCCTATCCCTGATATCTGCAAGGCCCAGGTGTAGTAATCCACCCCCACGTCCGGACTGAAGGCGATGCCGGCCAAGGGCGGATAGGCCACCCAGCCGGTGCGGGCGAAATTGCCCACGCCCAGCGACAGGTTGACCAGGATCACCGCCGCCACCAGCAGCCAGAAGCTCAGCGAGTTCAGGAAGGGGAAGGCCACGTCGCGCGCGCCGATCTGCAGCGGCACCACGATGTTCATCAGGCCAGTCATGAACGGCATCGCCATGAAGATGATCATGATCACGCCGTGGGCGGTGAAGATCTGATCGTAGTGATCCGGCGGCAGCACGCCGTGGCTGCCGCCGGTGGCGATGGCCAATTGCGCGCGCATCATCAGCGCGTCGGCGAAGCCGCGCAGCAGCATGATCATGGCGACGATGATGTACATCACGCCGATCTTCTTGTGGTCGACCGAAGTCAGCCACTCATGCCACAGATAGCCCCATTTGCCCATTTTGGAGATCAGGGCCACCAGCATCAGCCCGATCAGGCCGACGCCGCCCAGCGCGCCCATCACAATGGGCTCGTGGAAGGGGATGGCGTCCAGCGTAAGTTTGCCTAACAGCATGTCTTGATTACTCCTTCACCGTCAGCGGTTCGCACAGGCTCTTGGCCAGAGCGGCCAGCTTCACGTCGGCCTCGGTGGCGGCCAGCGAGGTGCGGCCGGTCATGTATTTGTGCAGCACGCCCTGGAACAGATAGGGGGTGACGGCGCCGTAATAGGCCACCGGGTTCTTTTCGCTGGGCAGCACCAGGCCGCGGTAGCCGTTCACGTCCAGCGTCTTGCCGGAGGCCTTGACCTTGGCGACCCAGGCTTCGAACTCCGCCGGCGTCTTGGTGGCGACGGCGTTGAACTTCATGCCGGAGAAACCGGCGCCGCTGTAGTTGGCGGAGAAGCCCTTGTACACGCCCGGCTCATGCGCCAGCAGATGCAACTGGGTCTGCATGCCGGCCATCGCGTAAATCTGGCCGCCCAATTGCGGGATGAAGAAGGAGTTCATCGCCGCGTCGGAAGTGATCTTGAAGTTCACCGGCACATTGCTGGGGA
It contains:
- the cyoA gene encoding ubiquinol oxidase subunit II; translation: MMRNQRPSRLWRGLAVASALLLAGCQGGILDPKGPVAAEQKSLIITATALMLLVVIPVILMTFFFAWKYRASNKDAVYEPKWSHSTKIELVVWLIPCIIIAFLAVLTWETTHKLDPYRPLDSDQKPIEVQVVALNWKWLFIYPEQQIATINELAFPSNVPVNFKITSDAAMNSFFIPQLGGQIYAMAGMQTQLHLLAHEPGVYKGFSANYSGAGFSGMKFNAVATKTPAEFEAWVAKVKASGKTLDVNGYRGLVLPSEKNPVAYYGAVTPYLFQGVLHKYMTGRTSLAATEADVKLAALAKSLCEPLTVKE